A segment of the Pirellulales bacterium genome:
CCACAGCCGACCATTCCACGGCTCGTATGGATGGCACAATATTGGCCGCCCGGCCAGCGAAAGCTGGTCCCCAGGACCGCGCCATGGGGCGTCTGGAGCGTGTCGTTACGTGCCGTTGGCAACGTGGTTGTGGTCATGTGAATTAGTTCCTATTTCAATATACCCCCGGAAGACGTCTCGGACCGTCGACATTAGTCTTGGTAGCCGCGCCGACCAGCGGCTGCAAGCCGCACGACTAGAAAACAGACCCAACCTGGTGGAAACAGAAAGGCTGGCAATGGCTGGCCGCCACGCCCCGCGTGATCGATCTCGCGGTCTGGCGAAGATCTACTGGCCGGCGCCCGAAGAAGGCGAGAAGAGTTTGACGGCAGGCGTCCCGTGGATGAAAATGTCGCTTTGCCGCTAAATCCTGTCACGGATTGCCATAGCGACCCCAAAGTAGTGGGGCCATTGGACCGTGATACCCACCTTCCGCGCCCCGCAGGAGTAACTACCGTGAAACGATTGGTCCTCATTCCCTTGCTTTGCGCATTGCCGGTACTTCTTTCTGTTTCCGCCCGCGCTGCCGACGATGCTGCCGGCGCCACCGCGGTTACGGATGCACCCGCGAAGAAGGAAAGCCCTTACGTCCAGCACCAGGACGTGGTCTTCGGTGACATCGACGGCGTGGGCTTGTTGATGGATATCTTCACACCCACGGGCAAGGCCAACGGTTTAGGCATTGTCGACGTCGCCAGCGGTGCATGGTTTTCCGATCGCGGCAAGATCAATGACCATAAACGTGCCCGCATGTTCGATACGTTCTGCGGCCGCGGTTACACCGTGTTCGCAGTGCGGCCAGGCTCGCGCAATCGTTTCACGGCGCTCGAGATGCTGGACAACTTGAACCAAGGCATCCGCTGGGTCAAAGCCCATGCCGAAGAGTACAAGATCGATCCCGACTGTCTGGGCCTGACGGGCGCATCTGCCGGGGGCCATTTGGCTTGTCTCTGTGCGGCCACGGCCGCTGACGGAAACCCGGACGACCGCGATCCGCTGAAGCGTCCCAGCACGCGAGTGAAAGCCGTGTCGGTGTTCTTCCCGCCGACCGACTTCACCAATTGGGGAAAGCAAAAGGTCAGCCCAGACAATCCCGGCGGAACGTCGCGGATGATCGGCAACCTGTTGTTCACCGGCGGGATCACGACGCAGAAGAACGAAGAAGTCTACGAACAGATCAAGAAAATTTCGCCGGCCTTGAACGTATCGAGCCGGTTTCCGCCGCTCTTGGTATATCACGGCGACGCTGATCCGCTGGTTCCCTTACAGCAGTCCGAAGTACTGATCGAGGCTCTGAAGAAGGAAGGTGTTGCGGCCGAACTGATCGTCAAGCCCGGAGGCGGACATCCGTGGCCCACGATTCATGAAGAGGTCAAGGAAGTCGCCGACTGGTTCGACACGCACCTGCCGAAGTAGGCAAACCCGGCACATTGCCCGCGCGCCATAGTCGTGTATTTACGCGCGCCCAGGTTTTGGCGTTTGGCCGTCCAGGCCAGCAGGCAAATACCGGCAAGCATGTTGCACTGTGCGGGCGTGTAAACTTCCAGTGACTAAGTCAGAAGCTTCAAAGACTCTGGCCGCGTCTGCGGCAGTGAGTTCGGCTGGCAATCCGCCCACGGCATTCGGACGGACACACTAACGCTATGCGACCATCGCCTAGAAAAAGCGAGGTAAAGAACAGGCAGCAAGTTACGACCCTGTTCCTGGGCGCCGCAGTCGCCGTATCCCTGCTCGTCATGAACATTGCGCTCGCGCTGCGCAATACCCGGCAATTGAACGAGGATGCTAGTTGGGTCGGTCATACCCATGAGGTGATTGCCCGCCTGGAGCACCTGCTGTCGCTGGCGAAGGACGCCGAGACGGGACAGCGGGGCTTCCTCATTTCTGGTGACGCGCGTTATCTCGAGCCCTACGACGCGGCCGTCGCCCGCATCAATGAGACGGTCGACGAAATAGCGACTTTGACGGCGGATAACTCTCGTCAGCAAGCGACGATTCCTGCCTTGAAAGAGCATGTTGCCGCCAAGTTGCGGGAACTCGACAAGACCATCGGGATCATGACCGGCGATGGTTTCGAGGCGGCTCGGCAAGCCGTCTTGTCCGATCGGGGCCGCCAAGCAATGGACGCCCTGCGCAGCGTCGTGGGGCAAATGGTCGAACACGAACAGGACTTGCTGCGGGATCGCCGTCAGGCGTCGGAACACACGTATCGAGTGGCCGTCATCTCCGGTTTGCTATCGGGCGTCGCGGGTCTGACGGCCGTCGGGGCGTTCATCGTGCTGATGACGCGACATCTGGCTGTTCGGGCCAAGGCGTCGCAAACCATTGCCGAGCAGGCGGAACGTTGGCGCACCACGCTCTCCAGCATTGGCGACGCAGTGATCGCGACAGACTTCGATGGCCGCATTACGACCATGAATGCCGTCGCCGAGGAACTTACCGACTGGAAATGCGACGATGCAGCCGGTCAGCCTCTCGACAATGTGTTTCGCATCGTGAACGAGGATACCCGGCAGACCGTCGAGAGCCCCGCGGCCAGGGCTTTGTACCAGGGCGTTATTGTAGGATTGGCGAACCACACGGTGCTGCTTGCCAAAGATGGCACCGAGCGACCCATCGACGATAGTGCCGCGCCCATCCGTTGCAAGGACGGTGAAATTGTCGGCTGCGTTCTCGTTTTCCGCGACGTAACTGATCGGCGAAATACGGAACTACAACTGAAAGAACGCGAGCGCCAATTTCACACGCTCGCGGACTCCATTCCGCAGCTGGTATGGACGGCAAAGCCAGACGGCCACATCTTCTGGTACAACCGCCGCTGGTACGACTATACCGGTACAACGTTCGAACAAATGGAAGGCTGGGGCTGGCAGTCGCTTCACGATCCCCAATCGCTGCCGAATGTTCTAGAAAAATGGAATTCGGCCATCGCGTCAGGTCGCCCGTTCGAGATGGTGTTTCCGCTCAAGGGCAAGGATGGCACCTTCCGAACGTTTCTGACTTTGATCGAGCCGCTCTTGGACCAAGAGGGTCGCGTTGTCCAATGGTTTGGCACGAACACGGATATCACCGAGGCGGAACGCTTCGCGGCGCGTGAGCGGTTCTTACTCGGCGAAGCCGCCACGGCCAATGCCAAGTTCCGCGCGTTTTTTGATCAGGGGCCGCTTTTCGCCGGCATCATGACACTCGACGGGATTCTCATCGAGCCGAATCGCCTCTCGCTGGAAGCCTGCGGTTACACCCGAGACGAAGTCGTTGGCAAACCGTTCTGGGATTGTCCTTGGTGGAACCGCTCTGCGGCGCTAATGGATCAGATCCGGGGGGCGATTGCCCAGGCCGCAACCGGCCAGGCCTTTCGCGCCGAGATGCCCTATTTTGTTTCCGATGGCAGCGAGCGGATCGTCGACCTGGTCGTGCTTCCTATCAAGGGAGAAGACGGGAATGTTCTGTTTCTGGCGCCCACCGGCACCGACATCACCGATCGCAAACGGGCCGAGGAGGACCGGGAAAAGTTTGTCACCTTGGCGGAAACCATCACCGACTTCGTCGGTATTTGCGATCTGCAGGGCCAACCCTTCTACGTCAATAAAGCAGGCATGCGGATGGTCGGCCTGAACGAGCAGGAGCCGTTGCAGGATATCTCGGTCCGGGATTTTTTCTTCCCAGAAGATCAGCCCAAGATGCTTGACGAGTTTTTGCCGTCGGTCCTAAAAAATGGCCACGGCGAAGTTGAAGTGCGTTTCCGCCATTTTCGGACTGGCAACGCGCTGTGGATGTTGTACAAGGTTGTCGCGCTGGTCGACTCGCATGACAACTGCGTCGGGCTGGCGACCGTCAGCCGGGACATCACGCAACGTCGCGATCTGGAGAACAATCTGCGACAGTTGGCCTCGGACCTTTCCGAGGCCAATCATCGGAAGGATGAGTTCTTGGCGACCTTGGCGCACGAGTTGCGCAATCCTCTCGCGCCGATTCGCAACGGTCTGCAGTTAATGAAGCTGGCCGACGGCGACACAGACACCGTCAAAGAGGCCCGAGCGCTCATAGAGCGCCAGGTGGCACAGATGGTCCGGCTGGTCGACGACCTGTTGGATGTCAGTCGTATCACGCGAGGAAAGATCGATCTTCGTCGCGAACATGTCGACATAGCGTCGATTGTTCAGCAAGCTGTGGAAACAAGCCGCCCTGCGATCGAATCCTCTCAGCAAGAGTTGAAGATAGAGTTGCCGTCGCAGCCCATCTATTTGCATGCTGATCCCGTCCGAATGGCGCAAGTGTTCAGTAATTTGCTCAACAACTCTGGCAAGTACAGCGAGCCGGGAGGCTGCATTTCGATCGTGGTCGAGCGACAGGGACCCGCGGCGGTGATCTCGGTGAAAGACACCGGCATCGGAATCCCTCCGGACATGCTGCCAAAAATTTTCGATATGTTCACGCAAATCGATCGATCATTGGACAGGTCCGACGGCGGGCTGGGGATCGGTTTGACGCTTGTCCGACGATTGGTCGATTTGCATAACGGTTCGGTGCAGGCAAATAGCGCTGGGCCAGGCCAAGGAAGTGAATTCATCATCCGGCTCCCGATTGTCGTCGAAATTCCTGAACAGTTGCCCGAGCCCGCCGTCACCGAGCAGAAACTTGTCGACGCGAGCCGCATTCTCGTGGTTGACGATAATCGCGATTCGGCCACGTCGCTGGCCTTGTTGTTAAAGGCCGCGGGTAACGACACGCAGATCGCACACGATGGCCTGGCAGCGGTCGAATTGGCGGACTCTTTTCGGCCCGATGTGATCCTGCTTGATATCGGCCTGCCTCGGCTGAACGGTTACGAAGTCGCCCGCAGGATTCGGGGGCAGACATGGGGCCAGGGTATGATCCTCGTCGCCCTGACGGGATGGGGCCAAGACGATGATCGGCGGAAGTCCAAAGAAGCCGGCTTCGACGGCCACATGGTCAAGCCGGTGGGCTATGCCGCGCTGGTAAAAACCTTGAACGAATTGCGCGCAAAGCCGGATTGATCCAGATCGCAGCCGAGTCGCGCGCAGTGATCCGGCCGCTCAAATCCTGACGAAGATGCGCTGTCGATACAGCCACAAGCAGACCAGCCACATGGCGAATAGTACCAGCACGTGCTCGACGATGGGCACATAAGCTGCGCCCAGGTGCAGCCCGTCAGCCACCTGGTGATACAGTTCCTGACCGAAATGGATTTTCAACCGCGTGTTAAACCAGTTGCGCAGCAGGCCGTACATCACGTACATCACGATCGAATTCATCCCGACCACCAAAAACGGAAAGCTCCAGCGGCGCAATCCGGCGATGTCGATCACGCCGTAGAAGCCCGCCAGCATCCATAACGTCCAGCCGGTCGAAAAGATGGCCCAACTGGGCGTCCAAATGATTTTCACGATCGGGCAGATGCCGGCCACGTCCAGGAGCTTGCCGACCAATAGCGCCGCCAGCCCGCTTCCGGCCAGGATCCAGAACTTAGCGGATTTACTGCGAGGTCCGCGCAACAACTCGCCCGTCATGAGCCCGAAGATCATCGTGGCCAGCGACGGGATGAAGTTCAGCGTTGGATAGCCAGAGCCTTCGTAGGCGAACGGCTTCGCACGCGAGAATTGATTCAGAAACCAGACATCGAAATTCGCCGCGGCGTTGGTCCCTTTGTCCCAGTGCGCGGCGAACCCGGTCAGGTGCGGCCATTCGGTTCCGACGCCTACGCTCTTGTAGTCGAAATCATCAGGCGGCAGTGGATAAGCCGCGAACCATCCCCAATAGCCGACCAGTATCAGTGCGGCCGCCACTCCTTGTACCCAGCGCGGTCTGTTCCACAGCAGGAACAAGAACGTATAGCCCAGGCCGATCTGCGACACGACGTCCATGAACGTATAGTTCGTCTGCGTGCCGCCGCCAGAGCGCAGGAAGATACCCAATAGCACCAGCACGATCGAGCGGTATATCGCATGCCCCAGCATCCGGCCGTAAGACTGGCCATGGGCAGCACGGGCCGCATAAGAATAAGCCATGGCCACGCCGACCATGAACATGAACGACGGTTGGATCAAGTCCCAAAATGCGCATCCCAGCCAACTGACGTGATGGAAGTGATAGCCGAGCGTCGTCCAAACTTCGCTGTCGGGAAATGATTTGCGGGCAACCTCATAGATTCCCAACCCGCCCGAGGCCATCACCAGCATGATGAACCCTCGATAGGCGTCAAGCGAGACAAGCCGTTGGTCCCCTTTGACGGGCGCAACAACGGGGCGATTGGCCGTGGTCGGAGCGGACGAAGCGACGGTGGCAGGGGCGGCATTCATTTGTCATTACGTGCGAGAGAATGCGGTTAGAACCATCTCAGTGTACCGCCAATACGGATGGTGCGCGCGCGAGTCGCCGCATGGCGGTATCAGCGGTTACGAGAGAACAATGCACCTGCCAGGCCGCTTACACCAGTTCCCTGATCGGTTCTCCGTCGCCCAGAATCGGCGTCGGCCGGCCGGCCAGATCGACGAAGGGCCGTCGGTAGTCGATGCCCAAGTGCCGGTACATCGTGGCCAGTAGATCCTGCGGAGTGAGTGGCCGATCGGCCGGGAATTCTCCCTTGGAATTGGTCGCGCCAATGACCTGTCCCATGCGCAGCCCGCCGCCAGAGACTAGCGCCGCCTGGGCGCCCGGCCAATGGTCGCGGCCGATCAATCCGTCGCGCTCCACCAGCCGCGGCGTGCGGCCAAACTCGCCGGCAGCGACAATCAGAATCCGCTCCGACAGCCCACGATCGTAAACGTCCTCGATCAACGCTGA
Coding sequences within it:
- a CDS encoding alpha/beta hydrolase, producing MKRLVLIPLLCALPVLLSVSARAADDAAGATAVTDAPAKKESPYVQHQDVVFGDIDGVGLLMDIFTPTGKANGLGIVDVASGAWFSDRGKINDHKRARMFDTFCGRGYTVFAVRPGSRNRFTALEMLDNLNQGIRWVKAHAEEYKIDPDCLGLTGASAGGHLACLCAATAADGNPDDRDPLKRPSTRVKAVSVFFPPTDFTNWGKQKVSPDNPGGTSRMIGNLLFTGGITTQKNEEVYEQIKKISPALNVSSRFPPLLVYHGDADPLVPLQQSEVLIEALKKEGVAAELIVKPGGGHPWPTIHEEVKEVADWFDTHLPK
- a CDS encoding PAS domain S-box protein, whose translation is MRPSPRKSEVKNRQQVTTLFLGAAVAVSLLVMNIALALRNTRQLNEDASWVGHTHEVIARLEHLLSLAKDAETGQRGFLISGDARYLEPYDAAVARINETVDEIATLTADNSRQQATIPALKEHVAAKLRELDKTIGIMTGDGFEAARQAVLSDRGRQAMDALRSVVGQMVEHEQDLLRDRRQASEHTYRVAVISGLLSGVAGLTAVGAFIVLMTRHLAVRAKASQTIAEQAERWRTTLSSIGDAVIATDFDGRITTMNAVAEELTDWKCDDAAGQPLDNVFRIVNEDTRQTVESPAARALYQGVIVGLANHTVLLAKDGTERPIDDSAAPIRCKDGEIVGCVLVFRDVTDRRNTELQLKERERQFHTLADSIPQLVWTAKPDGHIFWYNRRWYDYTGTTFEQMEGWGWQSLHDPQSLPNVLEKWNSAIASGRPFEMVFPLKGKDGTFRTFLTLIEPLLDQEGRVVQWFGTNTDITEAERFAARERFLLGEAATANAKFRAFFDQGPLFAGIMTLDGILIEPNRLSLEACGYTRDEVVGKPFWDCPWWNRSAALMDQIRGAIAQAATGQAFRAEMPYFVSDGSERIVDLVVLPIKGEDGNVLFLAPTGTDITDRKRAEEDREKFVTLAETITDFVGICDLQGQPFYVNKAGMRMVGLNEQEPLQDISVRDFFFPEDQPKMLDEFLPSVLKNGHGEVEVRFRHFRTGNALWMLYKVVALVDSHDNCVGLATVSRDITQRRDLENNLRQLASDLSEANHRKDEFLATLAHELRNPLAPIRNGLQLMKLADGDTDTVKEARALIERQVAQMVRLVDDLLDVSRITRGKIDLRREHVDIASIVQQAVETSRPAIESSQQELKIELPSQPIYLHADPVRMAQVFSNLLNNSGKYSEPGGCISIVVERQGPAAVISVKDTGIGIPPDMLPKIFDMFTQIDRSLDRSDGGLGIGLTLVRRLVDLHNGSVQANSAGPGQGSEFIIRLPIVVEIPEQLPEPAVTEQKLVDASRILVVDDNRDSATSLALLLKAAGNDTQIAHDGLAAVELADSFRPDVILLDIGLPRLNGYEVARRIRGQTWGQGMILVALTGWGQDDDRRKSKEAGFDGHMVKPVGYAALVKTLNELRAKPD